The following proteins come from a genomic window of Amyelois transitella isolate CPQ chromosome 24, ilAmyTran1.1, whole genome shotgun sequence:
- the LOC106135781 gene encoding acylcarnitine hydrolase, which translates to MKECLRWFVIVLAGNSVFCDSENVVMTKRGLVQGQSEDGYSTFLGVPYALVDENNPFGKSLHYPDFKTPFNASDPNVKCPQVIFSEGGTIQCLTLNVYVPKSAATNKVPVFVWFYGGGFVFGNAGLYDGKLLVKHDIIVVAVNYRLGPYGFFCLDDPKVPGNQGLKDQAEALRWIKENIDAFGGNSEEITIAGESYGGGSVDLHLFSKYETLFNKAIVQSGGAEVRRMFVKPEYKAAIKLAKYLGKDTRKNKDALKFLSTVDPLKVMRAAANMSMILTVCKEKKYDGVQNFITEDQFHLKNPERISKTAILIGYNSKETFDTFANKSDEVYANASTFIYDNFKETFDMKEDELVKLTKIVNSFYLGGKSFNSDAMLELIDMTADFILNRAAESSVTRYIDQGAPKVYKYVFSYVGGSPYKNIPGVGAYHTEELQYLFDSFNAGKELNDEQKLIRDRMTTMWSNFVKYENPTPKPTELLPVPWVPITEGSRPYMNIDVNMTMMDHVYHDRVAFWDLLWNSYWRKSRVISKKCH; encoded by the exons atgAAGGAATGTTTACGCTGGTTTGTTATCGTTTTGGCGGGAAATAGTGTTTTTTGTGACAGTGAAAATGTAGTGATGACGAAAAGAGGTCTGGTACAGGGCCAAAGTGAAGATGGTTATTCAACGTTTTTAGGAGTACCTTATGCTTTGGTGGACGAAAATAACCCCTTTGGA AAATCTTTACACTATCCTGATTTCAAGACGCCTTTCAACGCTTCAGATCCTAATGTGAAGTGCCCTCAAGTTATATTTAGCGAAGGTGGGACTATCCAGTGCTTGACCCTAAATGTCTACGTGCCAAAATCTGCTGCCACCAACAAAGTGCCAGTTTTCGTTTGGTTTTATGGTGGAGGATTCGTTTTCGGCAATGCGGGGTTGTACGATGGAAAACTATTAGTAAAACATGATATTATTGTTGTAGCTGTTAATTATAGATTAGGTCCATATGGTTTCTTCTGCCTTGATGACCCTAAAGTACCAGGCAATCAAGGACTGAAAGACCAAGCAGAAGCTTTAAGATggattaaagaaaatatagatgCATTCGGAGGCAACAGTGAAGAAATAACGATTGCAGGAGAAAGCTATGGTGGGGGATCCGTCGATTTgcatttgttttcaaaatacgAAACTCTATTCAATAAAGCTATAGTGCAAAGTGGTGGAGCTGAAGTTAGAAGAATGTTTGTAAAGCCAGAGTACAAAGCTGCTATCAAATTAGCTAAATACCTTGGAAAAgatacaagaaaaaataaagacgcTCTGAAGTTTTTGAGTACGGTAGATCCTCTTAAAGTTATGAGAGCGGCAGCTAATATGAGTATGATTTTGACTGTTtgcaaagaaaagaaatatgatGGCGTTCAAAATTTCATAACCGAAGACCAATTCCACCTCAAAAATCCAGAAAGAATCAGTAAGACAGCTATTCTAATAGGATACAACAGTAAAGAGACCTTTGATACATTTGCTAACAAATCTGACGAAGTCTATGCAAATGCAAGCACATTTATTTACGATAACTTTAAAGAAACTTTCGATATGAAAGAAGATGAGTTGGTTAAGCTAACCAAGATTGTGAATTCGTTTTATTTAGGTGGTAAATCTTTTAATAGCGATGCTATGTTAGAACTCATAGATATGACGGCAGATTTCATTCTAAATCGTGCTGCAGAGAGTTCAGTGACTAGATATATTGATCAAGGTGCACCAAAAGTGTACAAATATGTGTTCTCGTATGTCGGAGGTAgtccttataaaaatataccggGTGTCGGAGCGTATCATACCGAGGAACTGCAGTATCTGTTCGACTCATTTAATGCCGGAAAAGAGCTGAATGATGAACAGAAATTAATAAGAGACAGGATGACTACGATGTGgagtaattttgtaaaatacga GAACCCCACACCCAAGCCCACAGAGCTACTACCAGTGCCTTGGGTTCCGATCACCGAAGGTTCCAGACCCTACATGAACATAGACGTCAATATGACAATGATGGACCATGTGTACCACGACAGGGTAGCGTTCTGGGACCTCTTGTGGAATTCTTATTGGAGGAAGTCAAGAGTGATCTCCAAGAAATGCCACTAA